Part of the Hemicordylus capensis ecotype Gifberg chromosome 7, rHemCap1.1.pri, whole genome shotgun sequence genome, GCCCGCTGAGGGAGCGGCTGCGGCTTCTCTCACCGAGGGCTGTTGCTCTCCACGGCTCTGCTTCACCCGGCCGTAGGCCTCCATGATGACCGCTCTCCTGCAAAGAGAACAAGATTGGCAGTTGGCAACCCAGCCGGTGCTCCGCCAAGCTCCTCTTCCCGTTCTTAGTCCTCACGCTGGCAACCCAGGAGAGAGGGCCTTGAGCATAGGCAGAGTGCTTTCCCCACAACAACTGAGCATCCACAGGAACAGATCTGGGATTAGGGAGCAGGCAGGGTCAGGCTAGGGGGTTTGACTTCCAGGCAGCGCAGGACCTGTACTGCAATTTGGTGGAAAGAGctacataggaatgtaggaagctgccttctaccgagtcagaccattggtctatccagctcagtattgtctgcacagattggcagcggcttctccaaggtggcgggcaggagtctctctcaggcctctcttggagatgctgccagggagggaactgggaaccttctgctcttcccagagcggctccatctcccgagtgggggaatatcttccagtgctcacatgtggtctcccattcaaatgcaaccagggaggaccctgcttagctaaggggaccagtcaggcttgctgctaccaggagaccagctctcctccatatgtTAATTGTGTGTTTGGGCCAATTCCCGGGAAAGCAAGGGGCTTTCCTTCCCCCAGCCCTGTGGACTTATCAAGTCACACACCTCTGCCCCcgatgtatgtttgtttttaaggaatGCATTGCGGGGGCTGAATTAGAGCCCCGCCTGTGGGTGTATGGAGAATTCACTCCTGGGGAGAAGGGGCTTGCACTTACTTGCTAGCCAGGCCTCCCCCAGGAGGAAGGCTGGGGTTCACATCCGTGGCCAGACTCTGGAACACGCCAATGAGGCTGGGAccctcttcctgctgcagcagttcATCGTAAATCTCTGGCACGAGGAAGCAAAGGAGGCTGGTCACCGCCTGGCATCTGGACCTCTTCCATGCCTCCACTGATTCCGCAACGGACTTGCTGCCCCAcggcccccccccaaaaaaccccaccaactcCCAGTTTCCCTCATAGTTTCATCTTTGGCTCTGCAGAACCATTCTCTTATCAATGGAGCTGCCCAAGAGCTGAGTCCGAATGATCAAAACCGAGCCCCCTCTAACAGAGCTCAGCCCTTCTGCGTGCCAGTTGGCACCAGCCTTGCACAGCCACCACTGCCGTGCAGACCTCAGCTGAGACCCCTTGGCGGGAGCTGTGCAGAACCTGAGCTGCATCAGCCAGTCCTCCGCACCTTTGCAAGGGTTACCTCAGAAAAGCTGCTAGACCGAAAGTGCTGCAAGCAAACCAAATGGCGCGAGAGAGGCCTGAGTCGACGGCCTGTCTTTCAGCCCGATGCcgcctcccttcctccttccatgCATGGTCCCAACCCTGGGCcgccagatgtggttggactacaatccccatcatccaaaggctgttgtggctgggggtgatgggagtggtagtccagcaacacctggggactcCAGGTTAGGAACCCTAGCCTACAGTACCTTCCTGCGGCCCGTAAGGCCTCTCAGCCTGCCCTGGCGATGGAGCCTGGATGCCATCCTCACCTGCCACCCTCTCCTCCAGGTAAGCGTCCAGCTCACGCTCCTTTTGCAAGGCCTCTTGGGAGACtccaggggcagctgggaagcaCACCACGATGCAGGTCATATTGTCACGGCTGCCCTGCAGACAGAACCGAGAGTCAGCCGCAGGCGACTAGCTTgtgcttggaaccttctgcccttcccagagtggcttcatcccctacgaaggggaagatcttgcagggctcacacttctagtctccccttcatatgcaaccagggtggaccctgcttagctaagggaacaactggtctgctgctggctgccaccaccagaccagctctcctcctacatcaaagggagggagggagggtcctACATTGTGTGCTTCTTTGTTTATAGCCCCACCGCTGTGTGCCTGGCTGCCAGAGGTCCCAGCCTCCTGGTGCTGTACAAGCAGGAGAAGATGCTGTCTGGAAATAGGCTCAAGGGAGAAGCAACAGAGGAAGGCAGGAGTGTGGAGGAGGCCGGGATGTATTTCTTCCGCATGTGCTGTTGAGACTTGGCTACCAGCTGTGCCCAAAGCGGAAGGGTTTCCCCTtccactccttccccctctccagGGCACcttgggcagcaggaggcactCACCTTGTAGAGACAGGCGTCAAGCAGACGCTCACACACATCTTGCGGGTCTCCGGAGAGGGACAGGCGGGAGTGCACGAACGCACACAGCCCCGAGTTGTCAAAGGTGTCCCACACCCCATCGCAGGCCAGCACCAAGAACTCGTCGTTGGCCGGGCAGCGGGCCAGTTGCTCCACCTCGGGCTCGGGCGAGACCAGCTGCTCGGTTTGGCCCCGCCAGGCCACGGCCTTGTAGTCAAAGTCGCCCAGGGCGCGGGAGACGGCCAGGGAGCCGTTGACCCGCTGCAGCGTCACGGTGCCGCCCGCGTCCTCGATGCGCTCGCGCTCCCGCGGCTTGCTGGGCTTGTGGTCTTGGGTGGAGAAGGCGACGGTGGCCGAGCGGCACAGCAGCGCCCTGGAGTCGCCCAGGTTGGCGAAGTAGAAGTGGCGCGGGGAGAGCAAGACGGCCACGGCTGTGGACCCCGCCCGCTCCCACGCCTCCGCCTGCGACAGGGCCTGCATGCGCGTGTCGAGGGCCAGGAAGGCCTGGCGCAGGGCCTCCTTCACGGCCTGGGGGTCCTCCTCCTCCGCGGGGCCCGACAAGGCCGCGGCCTCCAGCACGTGCCCGAGCAAGTGCTGGGCGCAGAAGTGGGCCACCGTGCTGCCTGCGTGCCCGTCGTACACGGCAAAGAAGGCCCAGCCGGCCAGGGCGCCGGGCAGCTGCAGCTGGGCCGTGTGGGCATCTTCCATGTGGGCCCGCCAGCCCTGCATGGAGCCCAGGCCGTACCTCAAGCCCCCCAGCGCTCCttgctccagcagcttctccGTCCGGGGTGCCTCCAGGAAGAAACTGGGGGCTtccaccgcctcctcctgctcGGTCTTGAAGAAGCGGGACACCATCCGCTCCGCTCCGGACACCAGGAGCCTCACAAAGCCTGCCATGCTGGCGCCCTCTGGCACAAAGCCCCCAAGCCCGGAGGGAGAGGCTGTTGTCGGAACCCCTCCAGGAGCTGCTTCTGGTGGAATCGATCAGTGCTGCtctccttggtggtggtggtggtggtggtgggactcaGTCCCTGCTGCCGCATGGCATCTTGGGGGAGCTGCCAAGCAGCCTCGTGGCCATTGGCTGGGGCCACAGATAGATCCTTTAGTGCCGGGGAAGCACGTCCACCTGGTCTTCCATCCCAGATGAAATTACTCACCAGTCAGGAAGAGCATTGGGAGATGGCATCCAGGCTCACTGGAGGTGAGGAGTTGCCCAGTGGCCCACTTTGCTAGCCTGGTTGTGCTGGAAGGCAGTTCCTGCTGTGCAGTTTTTGGGTGGCTCACACCTTCCTTCTTCCACGAAGCATTGGCTTTTCAGCCCGGAGAGAGGTcccgtctccccccacccatcttctcTGGGCCATTCATGAAGCCCCTCCCCAAATGGTTCcatctgacccccacccccacccctcatctTTAGGAAGCCATCTCTGATTGGCTCTTACCCCTCAGCATTAGCTCGCAAGCTATAATCTCTTCATCCCCTGGCTAAATATGGGACTTTAAGCCCCCTAATCCCTTCACCCCTGTAGGCGGTCTAGGGCCATCGGAGAGCCCTCCAGCCAGAATGCACCCCCACGCCCCACCCTCTCAGGCCCGCCACCTGGCTGGTTTTTGCCTAGCCGGACTGGGGTCGCGGTGTTCAACTGCTAATTGTTGTTTATTCCTTTGGACTGGTTTGGAAAACAAGCATGGGCCTCCGTGACCATCTCCGGTCCTTATCCCGGGGCGCATGTGTGTCACAGATACACAGAAGGAACAGCTCCTCCTAATgagacggggtgggggggtgccaaatGAGGGGCAGGCAGCCTCCGcttgctcctcttcctctcctcctgctctgccctgGTGTGAGCCGGGCTGCCTGAAGGCTGGCCATTGGGGCTTCCACCACCGTCAGTGGAGGCAGGCTTCTCTGGCCCCGAGCATGGCTGTCTGTGTGGGGATGTGCTGGGACCACTGCGGTGGGCCACGGTGcgaagaagcaggaggctggacgagacgggcttccttgggcccgatccgtCCAGCAGGGCTCGGCTGAGGTTCTTCGATCTGGACGGGGTGcgggccaggcctgctgctgagGGAGGGGTCCCGGGCTCCAGGGCCTGCCCGTGAGCAGCAGCGGGAGCCGTCAGAAGCCGGAGGCCCCCTttggccgccgccacctcccgccCGCCCAGCAGGATCCTTTctgcaggtggcagcagcaggatgccgCTCGCTTGGGCGGCGGCGCTGCAGGATCCTCCGAGGGGCCCGAGCTCCTGCCCGGTCTGCCCTGCCCGGCCGGGGGTCTCCGGCCCGGGACTCGGAGCGTGGGCTGGGCTGGCTCTGGCTGGCTGGCGTGCGCGTGCCATCATCGCCGCCTTTGCAGGGCGAGGAGGGAGTGGCAGGCAAGCGGCCGCTCGCCCTCCATCCTGGGCGGTCCTTGTCCCTCCTCGGGCAAGCAAGAGCCGGGGACCGCCTCTCCTCGCCCAGCAGCCGGGaccgccaccccacccaccctgcctggaGGGCCCCCTCTGCACCGCTGCAGGCCCgtggccccctccccacccaccctccctccctctctctcctaggtgttctcctcccccctcctcacgccctgcacccccccccccgctcctccctTTGtctgcagcggcggcagcagcagccccaccgcatctccatctccatctccgtCTCCGTCTCCTCCTCTTTgtctgcctgctgccgccgccgccgcctctgcctctccccacccgccGGCTGCTGCCTGCCTTTGAGGAGCACCGGCTGCTGCCGCCTCTCTGCTGCGGCCGCTGCAGGCTGCCCCGCCGGCCTTACGGGGCTGAGAAGCGGGCCGGAGGAGCCGCCGCGCCGGCCAGCCTGGGCTGCGCCCGCCCCCGCCGTGCCTGCCTGGTGGGCCGCAGGGGCGGGATGGCGCTGCGGGGGAGATGAGCAggagcccgccgccgccgccgccgccggggaggaaggaggagagcaggaggaggaggaggagggcagcgcGGCCAGAGCGCACCCCCGCCCCGTGGGGATCCCGCATGGACCTCGAGGCGGCCGGCTGGGGCCATGGGGCAAGTCCTGGGATTTGCCCACTGCAGTAGGTATCTttctgtggggcagggagagggcggggcggggctggGGCGGGCAGCggccttccttctctcccccgcccccgccatgcCTCCTTCCCAGACGGGTCCTTTCCCATTCGCTGAGAAGCGCGGCCGCGCAGCACCTGGGACGCGCTCCCGGGCTGCGCCAAGCAAGACCCTCCACCCTGAGAGCGGCCCGGGCGCCCAGCCCCGCCCGCCCCTGCTTCCGAGGATTTCCCCCGCGGGGGGGGGTCTGCAGCGTGTCCGGGGCGGCGGCGGGACTCCCCAGCAAAGGGCCTGGACGCAAAAGGTGCCGAAGGGACTGTCCGCCTCCCCAGcccgccagccccctccctgcttCTGCTATGGAGCAGGAACGGGaagcgctcccccccccgcccccagatgcGTGTGTATGGACAGGGGTTCCCGAAGGACAGGCGCCGCCGACATCCCAGgtgtaaagaggatttgggggctaaGGGGGAGCTGCATGCACTCTGCACGTGCGGGGGAGGGGTGTTCTTCTTTATCATCCCTTCCACATATTGCCCCAGTTGCGGAAAAGCAGCCGCTGGGGCTCATTGCAGATTCAagggcactctgtgtgtgtgtgtgtgtgatcactaCAGTTGTCTGCAGGGCCAGCCCGGAAGAGGATGCTGGCCTCTGGTCTGATCTAGCAGCCAGGGGCTCTTCTGTTGTgttaggccattgtggctgtggatgctgTAGTTGCAGAGGACCTGAGCTGGAGACCCTCAGGTTGGCCATTCCTGGCCCGCCCGTCCCAGAATGCTCTGGGGCCAAAGAGACAAGCCCCAGGGCATTCTGGGATGGGCCAGTCCTCCAGGAGCTCCCCATTTTGCACCTTTTACACCTCCCCGTGACTTTCTGAAGGCCTCACATGAAGCACTTTACGCTGCTCTGATTCTGCATAGATTCTcggtttttcttccttctctttgaGAAAGGATTTCCTTTGAGCAGatttccttggttttccttgagGCACAGCCCAAGTGGACTTTTTATATGGATTCGTACACATGTAACGGTTTCTTGCAAACAGTCCAGATCAGGTCTGGAATCTCATAAAAGACTAGAACGTCTCACCCAGGCCTGCCCAAAAGAGCCAGCTCAAACAATTGTGGGATCTGCCCTTGTGGGGACTTGATCCGCTGGAACAACCCAGAGCCAAAGCCCTTGCAAAGGAGGGTGCAGAAATAAACTCTTCACAAATGCCACCAACATGGTGCGCCCACATCCCGGGCCCTGTATGGTTGATCTGGACTTCCTATGTCCTAAGAATTAGACAGGACAtgctccagcctcaggggcgtaattataatagggccaggggagacagttgtctgggggcccactgccttgggggggccccccagaggcaagtcacattactGATTCCCCCAaccgcacacctgcccgggcttcctgcagttgtattcatcttccgaaattgatgtgagtgttaagacctggagctaccagaacagcaggtctttctctagtgccattcaatgacttgcatcgtccacaatttacaaaactttttcaaaaataatttaggatgatgttctattggggcacatagatagatagatagatagatagatagatagatagatagatagagccacacacacacacacacacacacacacacacacaaatttactatgctttttgttaccactgtttagcctcattaaagatttctttacttcatgagctgagcttcagtgaggggggggcattcttaaaatcttgtctctgggcccacgcctACCTTGAGGCACAGCCtcaagagccatcttatttgttatttctctttgtaaaccgccctggaccatttttggaaaggcggtatagaaattgaattattattattattattattaccttgctatgcctctgtcCAGCCTCATGCCACAGATGGGAAGGGAAGGATGCCCCTCAAAGCACATTCCTCTGTGGAGTTACAAGCATTGGCTGACCATGATGCGTTGGGGTCAAAATGCATGTAGGGACCCAGGGCATGATGGGGCAGAGAGTGGAAACCTGATGAATGAGGATGCCTGTATCTCTACACTGACAGGATTTTATAAAggagtcctccccccccccccaaggacagAGATGGGTCTGTCCATGTGGGCTGGATGAATccatggtttgacttggtataaagcaacttcacATGTTTATTATTGGGTgatgggtggtgggtggtgggatgcgtcactcagtggaagagcatctgcttttctcGCAGAAGGGGCCAGGTTCAGTTCTTGctagcatctcctggtagggctgggaaggacctctCCGAAACTCTGGAGAGTCCCTggcagtcagtgttgacagtactaaACTGGATGGCCCAAGGGAGCAGAAGGAAGTATACTTTCACCAGTACCGGAAAATAGGGCTTGAATCTGGTACATAGGGACccttaaattaattttaaattgtttaattgtttttatcctgtgaaattatttgaatggtttcactttgtgaattgtttttaattgttgttgttttaattctgtgaagatgttttgattgtttgcttttgtttttatattgtaatttgtattatgtacacctcctagagatgtatatatcaggccaGGCGGTATGTAAATAcgatagacagataaataaataatcaggctGCTGAtggcagagatggggaaacaggaGAGGGAGAGTCAGAGTCACCACAGGATGGCGTCTATTTACCTGGGCAATGGGCAGAGCCTGGCTCAGGGCCAGCCGGTGCTTTAAATGGCCCCATGGCTCCATACCACAGAGGCCCTTGGCTGTGGGTGAGGTCATTTCCTGACGCTGATGCCTGGTGCATGAGGAAAGGTGTCTGCTGCTGGTGTGCCTGGGCAGAGCTAGTGGAGACGGCCCCTGCTCCAACCAGGCATGCCAGCAGTCAATGCTGAATCATGATTTAGGAAGCCTCATGTGTGGCGAACTTCGCGTCCTTTGGATCAGAAGCCTTTTCAAACTCAGAACCACCTTGAGTGCCAGCCAGTCTCTTCTGACTTATCCCCGCACTTTTCTGATGTGGTTTGTGCCACTGCCGGAATTGTGTGTGCGGCATATTGGAGGGAGACAATGTTCCAACCCTTACTCAGTGGAAGAATAAACCCCATGTTTACGCAGTACTTGCTAAACTGACGTGTCAGATACGGACGAGAGAAGGTAGGGAACGGTGCAATACATTAATAAAGAATGAGCAACTCTTTACAGCCTCCTGGAGGGTAAAAGGCAACCATTTGTAAGTGAGATCATGTATGTGAGTTGCTTTGATTTCTTTATATGAGAAGCAAAACAAAGAGAAACATCTGCCTACCAAGgccaaagagagaaaggaaggataaCCCTCCACTGTTTTCCAGTATTTTCTATCCTTTGTGGCTCTTCTTAATTGTGTTCCAGTTAATAAATGTTCAGGCATTTTGGGAGACTTCTTTTCTCATAGTGTCATAAAATCAAGGGTGGCTCCCACGGTGGGAGGGCAAATGCCCCccccttctgtttcagaaatctaacacgtGGGACGAGAGGTAGCaggcagagaagagagctggtcttgtggcagcaagcaggatttgtccccttaagctaagcagggtctgccttggttgcatatgaatgggagactagaagtgtgagcactggaagagattccccttagcaggggagggagccactctgggaagatcatctcagtcccaagtcccctccctggctgcatctccaagacaggactgagactgagattcctgcctgcagccttggagaagccgctgccagtctgtgaagacaatactgagctagatagaccaatggtctgactcagtatatggcagcttcctctgttcctatgacccagcagcttgcccacccagaaatgcactttgccccttctctgcccccctccctcatttttCTCTTGTGCCACCACTGCACATCATGGATTAATTTGACAATAGTTAAAGTTGTTCTGTTTGTTCCAGTGAtgtgtgtggttttaaaaaattatttagatgatgataatgataataatacacATTTAAAAGCCCTTAAGTATGTGGAAagctaccgagtcaggccctcggcccatctagctcagtacggtctacccagactggcagcagcttctccaaggtgtcaggcaggaatctctctcagcctgatcatggagatgccgccagggaggggatttagaacttcctgcatgcaagcaggcaggtgctcttctttcCAGTgcgggcccatcccctaagaggaatgtcttactcccacacatgtagtctcccaatcaaatgcaaaccagggcagaccctgcttggctaaggggccaattcatgcttgctaccacaaaaccagtccTCCTGGCAGGCAGGTCCAGCATCTGGAGCAGCAGCTGGGGCAGAGAGGGAACCGTTAgctgaattcatggcagaggcaagagtgCTGCAGGGGGTCCGTAGCCTCCTTTCTCTTTGGCGTGTCCAGAAGTGCATGTGCATGTGGCTGAGGGCCGGTCGGTCagtcggtctctctctctctctctctgtcttgcaGAAGAGTCTCCATCTACTGCCTCCACTACACCTGACTCCACGGATGGTGAGTGTCGCTGGCCAGTATGAGTGTCTGGCAGGTTGTACAGCAGCTGGGGCCTGGGCCTGCTGTGTCCCCATAGGGGGAGGACTCTGGGGGGCACCCACAGTCCAGGAAGCCCAGATCAGAGCCCCAGGAGGACCAGGCTTCCAAGGACAGTCTGAAGGGCTTTCCCCACTTGCACGCCCATTCCTCACCAGCCGTGGTGAAACAACCCCTCCAAGAGGGCCTCTGGAGACAgagccaaggaggaggagaagtccaTCAATAGTTATGAGTCATGATGGCTCTGTGGAACCTCCAagtccagaggcagtatacccctgAACACCAGTTGCCGGAGAGGAGCTGCGGGAAAAGGCTGTTGCCTTCctgccctggcctctgggtggccactgttggaaacgggatgctgggctagatagatgGCCCTTGAGTCTGacccagcagcagccaggctcttCCAAAGGGCCTTGTTGGAAAGTGTGGACCCCCCACCCACTTGCTGCATGCCATTCCCACTGAGTGAGTCCTccagtgcagaggggaggggcccaCTTATTTCCCAGTGGGAGTTATCCCAAAGTCCCCCCACTCATGGcggccttcctctcccccccaacTCCTGCCACAGGTGGCAACGATGAGTCCGACTTCCCCGAGCTGCAGACAGCACAGGAgttctccgaggaggaggaggaggaggaggaggaggcctctgTGGAATGGGGGACACCACGGGAGCTGACCTTTTCCTACATCACCATTGCGGggggccccagcagcagcagcagcagcccggccCTTGGGGAGCACGGCCCCCGGGCCAGACGGGACTCTCAGACCCGCCAGGCGCGGGCCTCGCTGCCCCGCACGGAGACCTGCGAGACCTTCGTGCCGGCCCTGGGGGACAGCCTGGAGAATATCCCCAGCCTCTGCCCGTCCCCCGAGGCCGAAGGGGCACCACCTCCGGCCCACGGCCAAGAACTGGGCCCCTTCTCCAGCTGGGATGCCCCTCCGAGCTGTGCTGGTGAACCGGACCCCGAGGAAGGAGAGGGGGCGGAGGTGTCTCCCCATCACAGCCCCACTGCGGAGGCCCTGGAGGGGGAGCGGAGCAGCAGCGGGTCATCCTCAGGTACGGAGAGAGCTTGGAGGGCATCTTCTAcatgcaagaggagagctgg contains:
- the PPM1N gene encoding probable protein phosphatase 1N isoform X2, producing the protein MAGFVRLLVSGAERMVSRFFKTEQEEAVEAPSFFLEAPRTEKLLEQGALGGLRYGLGSMQGWRAHMEDAHTAQLQLPGALAGWAFFAVYDGHAGSTVAHFCAQHLLGHVLEAAALSGPAEEEDPQAVKEALRQAFLALDTRMQALSQAEAWERAGSTAVAVLLSPRHFYFANLGDSRALLCRSATVAFSTQDHKPSKPRERERIEDAGGTVTLQRVNGSLAVSRALGDFDYKAVAWRGQTEQLVSPEPEVEQLARCPANDEFLVLACDGVWDTFDNSGLCAFVHSRLSLSGDPQDVCERLLDACLYKGSRDNMTCIVVCFPAAPGVSQEALQKERELDAYLEERVAEIYDELLQQEEGPSLIGVFQSLATDVNPSLPPGGGLASKRAVIMEAYGRVKQSRGEQQPSAASTSPSG
- the PPM1N gene encoding probable protein phosphatase 1N isoform X1 → MAGFVRLLVSGAERMVSRFFKTEQEEAVEAPSFFLEAPRTEKLLEQGALGGLRYGLGSMQGWRAHMEDAHTAQLQLPGALAGWAFFAVYDGHAGSTVAHFCAQHLLGHVLEAAALSGPAEEEDPQAVKEALRQAFLALDTRMQALSQAEAWERAGSTAVAVLLSPRHFYFANLGDSRALLCRSATVAFSTQDHKPSKPRERERIEDAGGTVTLQRVNGSLAVSRALGDFDYKAVAWRGQTEQLVSPEPEVEQLARCPANDEFLVLACDGVWDTFDNSGLCAFVHSRLSLSGDPQDVCERLLDACLYKGSRDNMTCIVVCFPAAPGVSQEALQKERELDAYLEERVAEIYDELLQQEEGPSLIGVFQSLATDVNPSLPPGGGLASKRAVIMEAYGRVKQSRGEQQPSVREAAAAPSAGV